A window of Streptomyces sp. SAI-127 contains these coding sequences:
- a CDS encoding TetR/AcrR family transcriptional regulator, protein MTRIVEPEAGPRSKRAAILTAAVDCFGETGFEATKWSTVAERVGIGQTALYHYFESKTHCLLTIMRVELQRSHDRFVEATKDAADPVEALRAAVRAAYDVSPQEVLQMRILQNHMDLLSGSRRSKREEDERVAARQLVQVVERDWTNLLVKGMSQGSFPLRDAQLLGASVLGLIVSVWRWYRPSGPTPLAEVSELIEGACVRMVAS, encoded by the coding sequence ATGACGAGGATCGTTGAACCGGAGGCGGGACCGCGGTCCAAGCGCGCGGCCATTCTCACGGCCGCGGTGGACTGTTTCGGTGAGACCGGCTTCGAGGCCACCAAGTGGTCGACGGTGGCGGAGCGTGTCGGCATCGGGCAGACGGCCCTCTACCACTACTTCGAGTCGAAGACCCACTGCCTGCTCACCATCATGCGGGTGGAACTGCAACGCTCCCACGACCGGTTCGTGGAGGCGACGAAGGACGCCGCGGACCCCGTCGAGGCGCTGCGGGCCGCGGTCCGCGCGGCCTACGACGTGTCACCGCAGGAGGTCCTGCAGATGCGCATCCTGCAGAACCACATGGATCTGCTGTCCGGTTCGCGCAGGTCCAAGCGCGAGGAGGACGAGCGGGTCGCGGCCCGTCAGCTGGTCCAGGTCGTCGAACGGGACTGGACGAATCTGCTCGTCAAGGGCATGTCCCAGGGCTCCTTCCCGCTGCGTGACGCACAACTGCTCGGTGCGAGTGTGCTCGGGCTGATCGTCAGTGTGTGGCGGTGGTACCGGCCGTCAGGACCGACCCCGCTCGCGGAGGTCAGCGAGCTGATCGAGGGCGCCTGCGTCCGGATGGTCGCCTCCTGA
- a CDS encoding SDR family oxidoreductase — MSANILDGKVAVITGGSRGIGLGIATAYRAAGAHVVIAARKASGLAEAREELLRVKSDGDLHTVVANAGEPDQAEACVDETMARFGRVDILVNNAATNPYHGDLLDLDLPRAEKTVRVNQYGMIAWTRCAWRAWMAEHGGAVVNIASVGGLIVDPHIGYYNATKAAMLHMTRQLAYELGPRARVNAIAPGLIKTELARAVWEVRETVLTAKLPMRRLGTVEDVASAALFLASDASSWMTGQTLVLDGGATALPIGVDE; from the coding sequence GTGAGCGCCAATATCCTCGACGGCAAGGTGGCCGTCATCACCGGCGGATCCCGCGGCATCGGCCTGGGCATCGCCACCGCCTACCGGGCGGCCGGCGCGCACGTGGTCATAGCGGCGCGGAAGGCGTCCGGACTGGCCGAAGCGCGCGAGGAGTTGCTACGCGTCAAGAGCGACGGCGACCTCCACACCGTGGTGGCCAACGCCGGCGAGCCCGACCAGGCCGAGGCCTGCGTCGACGAGACCATGGCCCGCTTCGGCCGCGTCGACATCCTCGTCAACAACGCGGCGACCAACCCGTACCACGGTGACCTGCTCGACCTGGATCTGCCGCGGGCGGAGAAGACGGTACGGGTCAACCAGTACGGAATGATCGCCTGGACCCGCTGCGCCTGGCGCGCCTGGATGGCCGAGCACGGGGGAGCGGTCGTGAACATCGCCTCCGTCGGTGGACTGATCGTCGACCCGCACATCGGCTACTACAACGCCACCAAGGCGGCCATGCTCCACATGACCCGGCAGCTCGCCTACGAACTCGGGCCGCGCGCACGGGTGAACGCCATCGCCCCTGGCCTGATCAAGACCGAACTGGCGCGTGCGGTGTGGGAGGTCCGTGAGACCGTCCTCACCGCCAAGCTGCCGATGCGGCGCCTGGGCACGGTGGAGGATGTGGCGAGCGCGGCGCTGTTCCTCGCCTCCGACGCCTCTTCCTGGATGACCGGCCAGACCCTGGTGCTCGACGGAGGCGCGACCGCCCTGCCGATCGGGGTGGACGAGTGA
- a CDS encoding enoyl-CoA hydratase-related protein: protein MDRAASVGVEIQDDGLARVTLRRAQAGNAIDLSTARGLLDAARACERAAVRAVLLTGEGKSFCVGGDLREFSRLTGEALEKHLVAVTDALHDALRTFASIDAPMVAAVHGAVAGAGIGLAAAADVTLAADDVTFTAAYTGIGYSPDAGVSWQLPRLVGPKRAVELLLTNRRVPAAEAVAIGLVSRVVPSGELTAEAERTAEALRRGPTRAFGATRRLVASGQTADLTRHLDDEASALAAAAASDEGREGVAAFLDKRAPDFRRVPSRP from the coding sequence GTGGATCGCGCGGCGAGCGTCGGCGTCGAGATCCAGGACGACGGCCTCGCCCGCGTCACGCTGCGCCGGGCCCAGGCGGGCAACGCCATCGACCTCTCGACGGCGCGCGGGCTACTCGACGCGGCGAGGGCCTGCGAACGTGCGGCCGTACGCGCCGTGCTGCTCACCGGTGAGGGGAAGTCCTTCTGCGTCGGCGGCGACCTCAGGGAGTTCTCCCGGCTCACCGGTGAGGCCCTGGAGAAGCACCTCGTCGCGGTGACCGACGCGCTGCACGACGCCCTGCGCACGTTCGCCTCGATCGACGCGCCCATGGTGGCCGCCGTCCACGGTGCCGTCGCAGGCGCGGGCATCGGCCTTGCCGCGGCCGCCGACGTGACACTCGCGGCCGACGACGTCACGTTCACCGCCGCGTACACCGGTATCGGCTACTCGCCGGACGCCGGGGTGAGCTGGCAGCTGCCCCGCCTCGTCGGGCCCAAGCGTGCGGTGGAGCTACTGCTGACGAACCGCCGTGTACCGGCGGCGGAAGCCGTCGCGATCGGTCTGGTGAGCCGTGTCGTCCCGTCCGGGGAACTGACCGCTGAGGCCGAGCGGACCGCAGAGGCCCTGCGCCGCGGCCCCACCCGCGCCTTCGGCGCCACCCGCCGCCTCGTCGCCTCCGGTCAGACGGCGGACCTCACCCGGCATCTCGACGACGAGGCCAGTGCGCTCGCCGCCGCGGCCGCTTCGGACGAGGGACGTGAGGGCGTCGCCGCGTTCCTCGACAAGAGGGCTCCGGACTTCAGGCGCGTCCCGTCCAGGCCTTGA
- a CDS encoding class I adenylate-forming enzyme family protein, translating into MRQVVREFQRRAEQADFVAVIDDEGSHTARELLAEAGRLAEAMFPGGQGGTVMLQADNSWRTVAGSLAVGLRGGVLAVVNRHTTQAEFAAAWEDIRPDAVVAETSASDEWRLHELLPGPVDAVLDGWTCRATPGPREVSRWSGGVLIGLTSGSTGRPKGVVQSEEALRYACASTIDINGLAPGDAVAAIVPLSSTAAYCFGVYLSLLLGGPLVLTSKWDRAVALRRMAETEVRWTMCVPTMALQMGAEAAGSGVLSGVRAITVGGGPMDRGALARAERSLGTRILRVFGMSECLGHTSPRPDDPEEIRLGRDGRPFPGTHLRALTPDGAEAKPGVTGRAQVRGPSLFVGYACDGHVERPALTEDGFFPTGDLLLTHEDGTVTIMGREKDIIIRGGLNIDITEIERAVAGYPRVARACVAAVPDEVLGERVALLVVTEDGHGIDLAEVTGHLESVGLSKAKWPEFVYDVEELPQTKVGKLDRSGARELAHRLRTGTPDSA; encoded by the coding sequence ATGCGACAGGTAGTGCGGGAGTTCCAACGAAGGGCCGAGCAGGCGGACTTCGTCGCCGTCATCGACGACGAGGGCAGTCATACGGCGCGCGAGCTGCTCGCCGAGGCCGGCCGGCTCGCCGAAGCGATGTTCCCAGGCGGCCAGGGCGGCACCGTCATGCTCCAGGCCGACAACTCATGGCGTACCGTGGCCGGCTCCCTGGCCGTGGGACTGCGCGGCGGGGTCCTCGCGGTCGTCAACCGGCACACCACCCAGGCCGAGTTCGCAGCAGCCTGGGAGGACATCCGCCCCGACGCGGTCGTCGCCGAGACCTCAGCGAGCGACGAATGGAGACTCCACGAGCTGCTGCCGGGCCCGGTGGACGCGGTGCTCGACGGCTGGACCTGCCGCGCCACACCCGGACCGCGTGAGGTGTCACGCTGGTCGGGAGGTGTCCTCATCGGGCTGACCTCCGGCTCGACAGGGCGGCCCAAGGGCGTGGTGCAGTCCGAGGAGGCCCTGCGCTACGCCTGCGCCAGCACGATCGACATCAACGGCCTGGCCCCCGGCGACGCGGTGGCCGCGATCGTGCCGCTGTCGTCGACGGCCGCCTACTGCTTCGGCGTGTACCTCTCCCTTCTGCTGGGCGGCCCGCTCGTCCTGACCTCGAAGTGGGACCGGGCCGTCGCGCTGCGACGGATGGCCGAGACCGAGGTCCGCTGGACCATGTGCGTACCGACGATGGCGCTGCAGATGGGGGCCGAGGCGGCCGGATCCGGCGTGCTCTCGGGAGTCCGCGCCATCACCGTGGGCGGCGGTCCCATGGACCGTGGCGCCCTGGCACGCGCCGAACGGTCACTGGGCACCAGGATCCTGCGCGTCTTCGGCATGTCGGAGTGCCTCGGCCACACCTCACCGCGCCCCGACGACCCCGAGGAGATCCGGCTCGGCAGGGACGGCCGCCCCTTCCCGGGCACGCACCTGCGCGCACTGACCCCCGACGGCGCCGAGGCCAAACCGGGCGTCACCGGCCGGGCCCAGGTCCGCGGCCCCTCCCTGTTCGTCGGCTACGCCTGCGACGGCCACGTCGAGCGGCCGGCGCTGACCGAGGACGGCTTCTTCCCGACCGGTGACCTGCTGCTGACCCACGAGGACGGCACCGTCACCATCATGGGCCGCGAGAAGGACATCATCATCCGCGGCGGCCTCAACATCGACATCACCGAGATCGAGCGGGCCGTCGCCGGGTACCCGCGCGTGGCCAGGGCCTGCGTCGCCGCGGTCCCGGACGAGGTGCTCGGCGAGCGCGTCGCACTGCTGGTCGTCACCGAGGACGGACACGGCATCGACCTGGCCGAGGTGACCGGACACCTGGAGAGCGTCGGACTGTCCAAGGCCAAGTGGCCCGAGT
- a CDS encoding SDR family oxidoreductase produces MPRPAGELFSLEGRTAVVTGASAGLGARFASVLAQAGATVFAAARRVDRLKELADSDARIHPVACDVAREADRTRLIETALTTTGRIDILVNNAATSGETRAEDESPDAFTDVLGVNLTAPFHLARLTAEAPAPASGGRSIINVSSILGLVSAAPLGGASYSASKAGLIGLTRELAGQWGRSGTRVNALAPGWFHTEMTEDLFSDERSSRWVERNTLLHRGGDGHELDGALLFLASDASSYCTGQVLTVDGGWTAR; encoded by the coding sequence GTGCCGCGTCCCGCCGGTGAACTGTTCTCGCTGGAGGGCAGGACCGCCGTCGTCACCGGTGCGTCCGCGGGGCTCGGCGCCCGGTTCGCGAGCGTCCTCGCGCAGGCCGGCGCCACCGTGTTCGCCGCCGCCCGCCGCGTCGACCGGCTGAAGGAACTCGCCGACTCCGACGCGCGCATCCACCCGGTCGCTTGCGACGTCGCACGAGAGGCCGACCGTACGAGGCTCATCGAGACGGCGCTGACGACCACCGGCCGCATCGACATCCTCGTCAACAACGCCGCGACCTCGGGCGAGACCCGTGCCGAGGACGAATCGCCGGACGCCTTCACCGACGTCCTCGGCGTCAACCTCACCGCGCCCTTCCATCTGGCCCGGCTGACTGCCGAGGCCCCGGCCCCGGCGAGCGGCGGCAGGAGCATCATCAACGTCTCCTCCATCCTCGGCCTGGTCTCCGCCGCACCCCTCGGCGGTGCGAGCTACTCCGCGTCCAAGGCCGGCCTCATCGGCCTGACCCGTGAGCTGGCCGGCCAGTGGGGCCGTAGCGGAACACGCGTCAACGCGCTCGCCCCGGGCTGGTTCCACACCGAGATGACCGAGGACCTCTTTAGTGACGAGCGCTCCAGTCGTTGGGTCGAACGCAACACCCTGCTGCACCGCGGCGGCGACGGCCACGAACTCGACGGCGCGCTGCTGTTCCTCGCCTCGGACGCGTCCTCGTACTGCACCGGCCAGGTCCTGACCGTCGACGGCGGATGGACCGCGCGGTGA
- a CDS encoding ABC transporter substrate-binding protein, whose translation MRRRTTRSLIAAATALLALATSACGTQGPAARDDIIRIGAWYPLTGAVASFGIPERAGADAYFKSVNARGGINGRKIDWVVKDNAFDPQQTVQIARRLVDQDGVVAIVATNGTAQSQATFPFVLEQSKVPVLNTLGGDASWYQPARDGLFGMQTLYEDQASALGQWAAQDGAKKVLVVHSDPAAFVNVAKEIGPAARKTDPSVRVESLSVKFQTTDYSPVISKVKREKPDAVVVILAAAEAASYLKEAKLQGLNTPVYGYAPVAAQSTLTLAGKAAEGVKAVQLVKSPNDDDDPAIKEFRSAMAKYERGQPADFITLWGWAAAKAFVEIAQTIDGPITSEALTAAYKKARAVDTGVAPVLNFSTQNHLGTRDVQKVVVRDGRWESQGDFFTPPARD comes from the coding sequence TTGCGACGACGCACGACACGCTCGCTCATCGCCGCAGCCACCGCCCTGCTCGCACTCGCGACGAGCGCCTGCGGCACCCAAGGCCCCGCGGCCCGGGACGACATCATCAGGATCGGCGCGTGGTACCCGCTCACGGGAGCCGTCGCCTCGTTCGGCATCCCCGAGAGAGCCGGCGCCGACGCGTACTTCAAGTCGGTCAACGCCCGCGGCGGGATCAACGGACGCAAGATCGACTGGGTCGTCAAGGACAACGCCTTCGATCCCCAGCAGACCGTGCAGATCGCCCGTCGGCTCGTCGACCAGGACGGAGTGGTGGCGATCGTCGCCACCAACGGCACCGCACAGTCCCAGGCCACCTTCCCCTTCGTCCTCGAACAGTCGAAGGTCCCCGTCCTCAACACCCTGGGCGGCGACGCGTCCTGGTACCAGCCCGCTCGCGACGGCCTGTTCGGCATGCAGACCCTCTACGAGGACCAGGCATCGGCGCTCGGGCAGTGGGCGGCGCAAGACGGGGCGAAGAAGGTGCTCGTCGTACACAGCGACCCCGCGGCGTTCGTGAACGTCGCCAAGGAGATCGGCCCGGCGGCCCGCAAGACCGATCCGTCGGTCCGGGTCGAAAGCCTGTCGGTCAAGTTCCAGACCACCGACTACAGCCCGGTGATCAGCAAGGTGAAGCGTGAGAAACCCGACGCCGTCGTGGTGATCCTCGCCGCCGCCGAGGCCGCGTCCTACCTGAAGGAAGCCAAGCTCCAAGGGCTGAACACACCCGTGTACGGCTACGCTCCGGTCGCGGCACAGTCCACCCTCACCCTCGCGGGCAAGGCGGCCGAAGGCGTCAAGGCGGTGCAGCTGGTGAAGTCGCCCAACGATGACGACGACCCGGCCATCAAGGAGTTCCGCTCCGCGATGGCCAAGTACGAGCGCGGGCAGCCGGCCGACTTCATCACCCTGTGGGGCTGGGCCGCGGCCAAGGCATTCGTCGAGATCGCCCAGACCATCGACGGCCCCATCACCTCCGAGGCGCTGACCGCCGCGTACAAGAAGGCCCGAGCGGTCGACACCGGCGTGGCACCGGTCCTGAACTTTTCCACGCAGAACCACCTCGGCACCCGCGACGTACAGAAGGTCGTTGTCAGGGACGGCCGCTGGGAGTCCCAGGGGGACTTCTTCACCCCGCCCGCCCGTGACTGA
- a CDS encoding EthD domain-containing protein, with amino-acid sequence MYNLVLLAARPPEWTHEQFIDWWRGDHAELTYRLPGLRAWRHTEIDQALEPRSEGWDGISVLSFDSPQDLKKALASQEWADAIAQVGDMKGRRIAVMGHEAQLFGG; translated from the coding sequence ATGTACAACCTCGTCCTGCTGGCCGCCAGGCCCCCGGAGTGGACCCACGAGCAGTTCATCGACTGGTGGCGCGGCGACCACGCGGAACTGACCTACCGCCTGCCCGGGCTTCGCGCCTGGCGGCACACCGAGATCGACCAGGCGCTCGAGCCCCGCTCGGAGGGCTGGGACGGGATCTCCGTGCTCAGCTTCGACTCCCCGCAGGACCTGAAGAAAGCCCTCGCGAGCCAGGAGTGGGCGGACGCGATCGCACAGGTCGGGGACATGAAGGGCCGCCGCATCGCGGTGATGGGGCACGAGGCACAACTGTTCGGCGGCTGA
- a CDS encoding nuclear transport factor 2 family protein: protein MAGVIPDYMARMDSDDPRRALELLEPDFRFLIALPGREATGTSRDDFAAYIAGRNAVDRGHKILRHSSDGDLETVYGVVTESGKTVGSFLSAAVVTPDGRMARYQSYFSTTYDLIDRPD from the coding sequence ATGGCCGGCGTAATCCCCGACTACATGGCCCGCATGGACAGTGACGACCCCCGTCGGGCACTCGAACTCCTCGAGCCGGACTTCCGATTCCTGATCGCCCTGCCCGGCCGCGAGGCGACGGGAACCTCCAGGGACGACTTCGCCGCCTACATCGCCGGCCGCAACGCCGTCGACAGGGGACACAAAATCCTCCGGCACAGCTCCGACGGCGACCTGGAGACCGTGTACGGAGTGGTCACCGAGTCCGGGAAGACCGTCGGCTCCTTCCTCTCGGCCGCCGTCGTCACACCCGACGGGCGCATGGCCCGCTACCAGTCGTACTTCAGCACCACCTACGACCTCATCGACCGGCCGGACTAG
- a CDS encoding acetyl-CoA C-acetyltransferase, which produces MSEAFIVGAVRTPVGRRKGTLSGVHPADLGAHVLRALLERTGADPDAVDDVYFGCVSQIGAQTGNIARTAWLSAGLPQHVPGTTIDRQCGSSQQAVHFAAQAVGSGAADLVVAGGVEVMSLVPIASPMFVGEQAGMGSPFAGDGWREHFGDQEVSQFRGAELIAEKWGVSREDMERFALTSHQRALAAQAGGAFGEEITPAFGLAADEGPRADTTLEKMAGLKTLTDDGRLTAAVSSQISDGAAALLIASEDAVRRHGLTPLARVHTMAVVGSDPIHMLTGPIPATEKVLDRAGLSIDDIDLVEINEAFASVVLAWQKEIGADQERVNAFGGAIALGHPLGATGARLMTTLVHQLRRTGGRYGLQTMCEGGGMANATVLERL; this is translated from the coding sequence GTGTCGGAAGCATTCATCGTCGGAGCCGTCCGTACCCCGGTCGGCCGCCGCAAGGGCACGCTCAGCGGCGTGCACCCGGCCGATCTCGGCGCCCATGTGCTGCGGGCCCTGCTGGAACGTACGGGAGCCGACCCGGACGCGGTCGACGACGTGTATTTCGGCTGTGTCAGCCAGATCGGGGCCCAGACCGGAAACATCGCCCGCACCGCGTGGCTGTCGGCGGGGCTGCCGCAGCACGTACCCGGGACCACCATCGACCGTCAGTGCGGCTCCTCCCAGCAGGCCGTGCACTTCGCCGCCCAGGCGGTCGGTTCCGGCGCCGCCGACCTGGTGGTCGCGGGCGGGGTGGAGGTGATGAGCCTGGTGCCGATAGCCAGCCCCATGTTCGTCGGCGAACAGGCGGGCATGGGCAGTCCCTTCGCCGGAGACGGCTGGCGCGAGCACTTCGGGGACCAGGAGGTGTCGCAGTTCCGTGGCGCCGAGCTGATCGCCGAGAAGTGGGGCGTCTCGCGCGAGGACATGGAGCGGTTCGCGCTCACCAGCCACCAGCGGGCGCTCGCCGCGCAGGCCGGCGGAGCCTTCGGCGAGGAGATCACCCCGGCCTTCGGGCTCGCCGCCGACGAGGGCCCGCGCGCCGACACCACGCTCGAGAAGATGGCGGGACTGAAGACCCTCACCGACGACGGGCGGCTGACGGCCGCCGTCTCCAGCCAGATCTCCGACGGTGCCGCCGCCCTGCTCATCGCCTCCGAGGACGCGGTCCGCCGCCACGGTCTGACCCCCCTGGCCCGCGTGCACACCATGGCAGTGGTCGGCTCCGACCCGATCCACATGCTGACCGGCCCGATCCCGGCCACCGAGAAGGTCCTGGACAGGGCGGGCCTGTCCATCGACGACATCGACCTGGTCGAGATCAACGAGGCCTTCGCCTCCGTCGTCCTCGCCTGGCAGAAGGAGATCGGCGCCGACCAGGAGCGGGTCAACGCCTTCGGCGGGGCGATCGCGCTCGGGCATCCGCTCGGCGCCACGGGCGCCCGCCTGATGACCACGCTCGTCCACCAGCTGCGCAGGACCGGTGGCCGCTACGGTCTGCAGACGATGTGCGAGGGCGGGGGGATGGCCAACGCGACGGTGCTCGAACGCCTCTGA